AATATCAGCTTTTAACAAGCGATACAATGCTGCCGCAATCGGTACACCTACAAGCATTCCAATTAGACCAAACAATGCGCCGCCAATGGTAATCGACACCAATACCCACATAGCAGGCAACCCGACTTTGCCTCCAACGACACGTGGAAAAATAACATTACCTTCAAATTGCTGTAAGACAATAATATAGATTAGAAAAATAAGTGCCTGTGAAGGGGATTGCGTAAAGATTAAAAAAGTTCCCAAACCTGCACCGATATAAGCTCCAATAACAGGAATAAAGGCGGTGCTTCCAACAAAAATCCCAACAGTAGTCGCATACGGTAAGCGTAATAACAACATTCCCACCATACACATAACCCCTAAGATGACGGCTTCGAATGATTGGCTAACAAAAAAGTTTCTAAACGACCGGTCGAACACTGATAAAATGCCCCGAATCGGACGATATAATTTAGGAATATAGGCAACCATTAGGCGTTGACTTTCTGCCGCTATTTTTTCTTTATCAGTCAATAAGTAGATCGAAAAGACGATACTCATAAATACGTTGAAGACAGCTGAAAAAATACCGGTCGCTGAGGTCAATATGTTCAATAATAGATTACCCAGCGTCGACAACATTTGTTGGATATAATTCGTTACCGTTGACGCAATATCCATATTTCCGCCATTTTCACTTTGTAGTAACTTCACTAATTGTTGTACCGTTTCATTTTTTTCGATTTTCGCAAATAACTCCTGGAACTTACTTGGGTCAATCGATAATAAGGATTGAATCGCACCAATT
The genomic region above belongs to Aerococcaceae bacterium zg-1292 and contains:
- a CDS encoding AI-2E family transporter, producing MTYNRKHVIGLAVFLVTCFIVVRYWSFAESLLIKIFHASEPFFVGAMIAYIVNILLVGYESLFERFIQSEKLLKFKRGFSLLLAYSTFIIVILILLGIVIPELIGAIQSLLSIDPSKFQELFAKIEKNETVQQLVKLLQSENGGNMDIASTVTNYIQQMLSTLGNLLLNILTSATGIFSAVFNVFMSIVFSIYLLTDKEKIAAESQRLMVAYIPKLYRPIRGILSVFDRSFRNFFVSQSFEAVILGVMCMVGMLLLRLPYATTVGIFVGSTAFIPVIGAYIGAGLGTFLIFTQSPSQALIFLIYIIVLQQFEGNVIFPRVVGGKVGLPAMWVLVSITIGGALFGLIGMLVGVPIAAALYRLLKADIEYRLSEEGQ